TACAGGTGTAGCTTCTACTAATATGTTAGATAATATTGTAATAGAATATTATGGTACTAAGACTTGTTTAAATCAAATTGCTAATATTACTATTGAAAATTCAAATATTATTAAAATTAATGTTTTTGACAAAAATATAGTAAATATAATAGAAAAAAAAATTTCTGAATCTAAATTAGAAATTTCTCCTGTAGTAGATGGTAATATTATTAGATTACATATACCTTCTTTAACTGAAGAAAGAAGAATAAATTTATCTAAATTAGTACGTATTGAATCTGAAAAATCAAAGATTCAAATACGTAATATTAGAAGAGATATCAATGATACAGTTAAGAAAAATATTAAAAAAAAAATATTTAATATTGATTCTAAGTATTCTTTGATTTCCAAAATACAGGTCTTAACTAATTCATATATTAAACAAATTGATGATTTATTTATGCAAAAAGAAAATGAAATTATGCATTTTTAATTTTAATATATAAAATATATTCATAACATTATAATTATATTTCATATAAATATGTATTATTAATATAATATATTAAATGTGAAATTTTAATAAGAGATATTTGTGAAAATATTTATAATACATTTAATGACTTTGTTTTTTTTCTTGTCATATAGTATCATCGGTTGCGCCGATATAAATCAAGATTTTAATAAAATCGAATTTGATGGATTAAATAAATTTTCACATTATATAATGTATAAATCTTTAAATATTAAACATAATCAATTTTATTACCTTGATAATATTAAGAAAAATTTTTCTAAATTATTTAAAACTGGTACTGTGGATGATATTCGAATTGTAAAAGTAAAAAATCGTATTTTTATTCAATTTAAAATAAATAATATACTTTCTAATATACATCTATCGGGTAATAAGGAAATTAATAGTGCAATTATTTACGATTTATTAAATTCTATTGGTATTAAAAAAAATCATTTTTTAAATATTAAATTATTAAACTTATTAAAAAAAACCATACAAAAAAAATATAATGATATTGGTTTATATAATACACATGTGAATATAAATTATCGTATATTGAACAAACATTTTATTAGTTTAGAAATTAATATTACAGAAGGAAAATATAAATTTTTAAAAGACATTATTGTATCAGGAAATAAAGTATTAGATGATAAAAAAATTATGTCTTTTTTTTCTTTTCGAACTAAGAATGCGAAAAAAGTTTTAGTGATTAATCCAAAATATGATATTAGTATGTTAAGAGCAGATATAAATAATTTAAAAAATTTTTATTATAAAAACGGGTATGTTGATTTTTATATTAAGAGTATAAAATTTATATTATATAAAAAAGAAAATAATTTTGTAATACGAATTAATATTGATGAAGGTAATCAATATAATATATCATTCTTACGATTAAAAGGTCATTTATTAAATTACATGCCAGTTTTTCATGATAATTTCGCAGGATTATATTATGGAAAAGTATATAATTTTAATGAAATAACAAACATAAAAAATAAATTGAATAATATATTTTATAATTTAGGATTTTTAAAATTTAAAATTTTTGTTATTCCTGTGTTTGATAAAAAAAGTAAACATGTTTATTTAGATTTTGATATACATTTTGGTAAAAGATTTATTATTAATACAATCAAATTTCAAGGAAATAATATTACAAAAAATTTTACTTTATATAATATTATTAAAAATATATCTGTTGGTTCATATGTTGATTTAAATTTGATTAAAAAAGATCAAGAAAATTTGCAAAATATAAATTATTTACAAGATATTTCATATGCATTAATAAAGTCTAAAAATAGTGATAATAAAGTTGATGTAATATATTATATGAACGAAAATAAGTTAAATACTATTAATTATAATGTGAAATATAATTTTTCTGATGGTTTTCATATTGATTGTACTGTTATACATAAAAATTGGATGGGTTTTGGTATAACATCTCAAGTGCATTTTATTGGTAACAAAAATACACAGGATATAAGTCTAGAATTAACATGTCCTTATATTGTTAATAATATGAATTTTACAGGTAATATAATATATTCATTACAGCACAAGTCCTCTGTTAAAGCTCAGGCATATTTACATTTTTTGATCTCGGATAAACAAAATAGTATGTTTGGAATAGAATATGTACAAAATAACATTTCACAATATAACAATGTAGTTTATACATATCATACGTTTAAATGGTTTTCAAGTCATTTTAATAATACGATTATAAATCATATATTTAAATCTAATATAATAGTCAATTATAATTGGAATTATAATAGTATCCCTGGTATTCTTTTTCCTACATGTGGGAAAAAAATATCTTTTAATGGGAAAATATCATTCCCGAATATATATGATAATTTTCATAAAGAGTCAATATATATTGAACAATATGCACCAATATGTAAAAAAATAAATTTTATATTACATAGTAGATTGTATGCGGGATTGGGTTTTAGATTTGATCAAAATAGTTTACCAAAAGATGAATTGTTTTATATAAATGATCAAAATAGTATGAGAGGATTTTTAATAAATAATATTGAAAAAAGTACTTCAGATATAAATAACAAACAAGGGAAAGATAGTCACGTTAATAATCATAATAGTACTAAAATAGTAGGTAAAAATAGTTTCATTATTAGTAAATTAGATTTAATTATACCTAATATATTTTTTCATACAAAATATAATGATAATTTTAGGACTTCTTTATTTATGGATTGTGGTAATATATGGAATACAAATTGGAAACATTTGATTAATATTGTGGATAATAAATTAGAAAATGATCCATTACCTAAAAATATATATTTTTCTACAGGTATTGATATAAAATATCTTTCTCCAATTGGATTACTTGGTATGTCTTATTCTTATCCTATTTTGTATCCTTCACAAGATTGTTTAGAACCCCTACAATTTCATATGAATCAAAATTGGTAATATAAATATTAAATTAATACATAGGTTTATATGCATTGAAAAAATATATTTTAGATTTTAATATGAAACATATTTTACAATTAATTCCACATAGGTTTCCATTTATATTAATTGATAGAATATTAAATTATGAAAATAAAAGATTTATTAGATCAATAAAAAATATTACTATAAATGATCCTTGGTTACAAGGACATTTTCCAAAATTTCATATATTTCCAGCTGTATTAATATTAGAATCTATAGTGCAATCTGGAATTATTTTGTTGTCAATAATTCAATCAAATTTGTTTTATAAAGAGGGTTTTTATTGTATTACAAATATTAATAATACAATATTTAAGAAATTTATTGTTCCTGGTGATACGTTAATTATTGAAGTACAAATTATTAATATACGTAAAAATACGTTTTTATTATGTGGTAGCATATTATTAGATAATACAATTGTTTGTACTAGTAATATTGTTTGTAAATATATTTTTTATGTTCATTAATTTTTGTACGGAGTATTATATTAAGATATTTCTCTATATTAAGATAATATTTAATATAAGTATAAATTAAAATTATGAAACCAAAATTTATTCATTTATGTGTACAAAGTGATTTTTCTATTAATAGTGGATTAAATAAACCCAGTATATTAGTTAAACAAGCAAATATTTTATCTATGCCAGCACTAGGAATTACTGATTATGGAAATTTTTATGGTATAGTAAAATTTTATAAGTCTGCTATGAAATATGGAATTAAACCAATTTTTGGAGTGAAATTTAAATTATTTTCTAAATTTAATATTGGAGAATTAAGCGATATAAATATTTTAGCTTCTAATTATATTGGATATAAAAATATTATTTTATTAATTTCACAAGCACACAATACAAAATATAAATTTTCTAAATATAAAGAGGATATCATAATTAGCCAGGAATGGTTAATGAGATATCGAGAAGGTTTAATTATTTTATCTGCAGGTTGTCTTGGTGAAATAGGAAAATGTATTATAAGTAAAAATTATAAAACGATAGAAAATGTGATTGGTTTTTATAAAAAGTATTTTCCTAGAGAATATTATTTTGAAATTCATAGAAATAATAAAATATACGAAGAAAAATATATACAATATGTTATAAAATTATCTATATTACATCATATTCCCATTGTTGCTACTAATAATGTATGTTTTATAAATAAAAATGATTTTTATGCTCATAAAATTCGAGTGTGTATTAATCAAGGTGTAACATTACATTCATATAAGTCAGATGATCATTATAGCACAGAACAATATATGAAAAGTGAACAACAAATGTTGTCTTTATTTTCAGATATTCCTGAGTCTTTAAAAAATAGTGTGGAAATTGCTAAACGTTGTAATGTCGTTATTCCTTCAGGAAATTATTTTATTCCTTCATTTCCTACAAAATTTGTAAATGTAAAGAACCTTTTAGTACAAAAAAGTATTCACGGAATGCGAGAAAAATTAAAATTATTATATTCAAATAAAAAAAAAAGAAATAGTGTTTTTTTTAAATACCAAAATAGATTATTAATTGAGTTAAATATTATTAACAAAATGAATTTTGCTGGATATTTTTTAATTGTTATGGAGTTTATACAATGGGCTAAAGATAATAACATACCTGTTGGTCCAGGTAGAGGATCAGGAGCAGGTTCTTTAGTCGCTTTTTTTTTAAAAATTACTGAATTAGATCCTTTGTTGTTTGATTTATTATTTGAGAGATTTTTAAATCCTAAAAGATCATCTATGCCTGATTTTGATATTGATTTTTGTATGGAAAAAAGGGATTTAGTTATTGAACACGTTATTAATTTTTATGGTAAAAAGAAAGTGGCTCAAATTATGACTTTTGGAACTATGACTGCTAGAGCAGTAATTAGAGATGTTGGGAGAGTACTAGGATATCCTTATGGTTTTGTTAATAAAATTTCTCAATTAATACCATTAGATATTGGTATTACTTTAGAAAAATCTTTATCTGAAAAATTTGCTTTGATTAAATTATATAATAATGACAGCGAGGTAAGAAGATTAATTGATATATCTAAAAAATTAGAAGGGGTGATTAGAAATACTGGGAAGCATGCTGGAGGAATTGTAATTGCTCCAAATATTTTAACTCATTTTACTCCTATAGAGCAAGATGATAATGGTATTTTTATTACTCAATTTGATAAATATAGCATAAATTATATAGGATTATTGAAATTTGATTTTCTTGGTTTACGAACTTTAACTATTATTAATGCTTCTTTTATAGCTATTAATAAATGTTTAAAAAAAAATAATAAACAGGAAATTAATTTAGATTCTATTAAGTTAGATGATAAAAAAAGTTTTATGTTATTAAAACAAGCAGAAACTATTGGAGTTTTCCAATTAGAATCGTATGGAATGAGAGATTTAATATTAAAATTACAACCAGATTCTTTTGAAGATATTATTTCTTTAATTGCTTTATTTAGACCAGGACCATTACAATCAGGAATGGTAGATAATTTTATTAATAGAAAAAAAGGGAAAGAACCAATTTGTTATCCAGATTACAAATGGCAACATGATAGTTTAAAACCAATATTGCAATCAACATATGGAATTATATTGTATCAAGAACAAGTAATGCAAATTGCACAAGTATTGTCGGGCTATAGTTTATCTAAAGCAGATATTTTACAAAGAGCTATGTCAAAAAAAAATACAGAAGAAATGTTAAAGCAACGTAATTTTTTTCAAAATTCTGCAAAAAAAAAAGGAATATCTTATAAATTATCAAGTAAAATATTTGATTTATTAGAAAAATTTTCAGGATATGGATTTAATAAATCACATTCTGCTGCTTATGCATTAATTTCATATCAAACGTTATGGTTAAAATCTAACTATCCATCTGAATTTATGGTTTCTGTAATGAATGCTGATATTGATAATACTGATAAAATTAAAATTTTAATACAAGAATGTTTTAGGATGCAATTAAAAATTATTCATCCTAATATTAATATTGGTAAGTATTTTTTTACTGTTAATCAATATGGTGACATAGTATATGGTTTAGGTGCTATTAAAGGAGTAGGTAAATCGGTTGTGCAAACTATTTTAGATGCTAGAAAGAAAGTACATATTTTTAA
The sequence above is drawn from the Buchnera aphidicola (Pterocallis alni) genome and encodes:
- the frr gene encoding ribosome recycling factor; this translates as MIDQNLIKDAETRMKKCFHIFQKTINSFRTGVASTNMLDNIVIEYYGTKTCLNQIANITIENSNIIKINVFDKNIVNIIEKKISESKLEISPVVDGNIIRLHIPSLTEERRINLSKLVRIESEKSKIQIRNIRRDINDTVKKNIKKKIFNIDSKYSLISKIQVLTNSYIKQIDDLFMQKENEIMHF
- the bamA gene encoding outer membrane protein assembly factor BamA, producing MKIFIIHLMTLFFFLSYSIIGCADINQDFNKIEFDGLNKFSHYIMYKSLNIKHNQFYYLDNIKKNFSKLFKTGTVDDIRIVKVKNRIFIQFKINNILSNIHLSGNKEINSAIIYDLLNSIGIKKNHFLNIKLLNLLKKTIQKKYNDIGLYNTHVNINYRILNKHFISLEINITEGKYKFLKDIIVSGNKVLDDKKIMSFFSFRTKNAKKVLVINPKYDISMLRADINNLKNFYYKNGYVDFYIKSIKFILYKKENNFVIRINIDEGNQYNISFLRLKGHLLNYMPVFHDNFAGLYYGKVYNFNEITNIKNKLNNIFYNLGFLKFKIFVIPVFDKKSKHVYLDFDIHFGKRFIINTIKFQGNNITKNFTLYNIIKNISVGSYVDLNLIKKDQENLQNINYLQDISYALIKSKNSDNKVDVIYYMNENKLNTINYNVKYNFSDGFHIDCTVIHKNWMGFGITSQVHFIGNKNTQDISLELTCPYIVNNMNFTGNIIYSLQHKSSVKAQAYLHFLISDKQNSMFGIEYVQNNISQYNNVVYTYHTFKWFSSHFNNTIINHIFKSNIIVNYNWNYNSIPGILFPTCGKKISFNGKISFPNIYDNFHKESIYIEQYAPICKKINFILHSRLYAGLGFRFDQNSLPKDELFYINDQNSMRGFLINNIEKSTSDINNKQGKDSHVNNHNSTKIVGKNSFIISKLDLIIPNIFFHTKYNDNFRTSLFMDCGNIWNTNWKHLINIVDNKLENDPLPKNIYFSTGIDIKYLSPIGLLGMSYSYPILYPSQDCLEPLQFHMNQNW
- the fabZ gene encoding 3-hydroxyacyl-ACP dehydratase FabZ: MKHILQLIPHRFPFILIDRILNYENKRFIRSIKNITINDPWLQGHFPKFHIFPAVLILESIVQSGIILLSIIQSNLFYKEGFYCITNINNTIFKKFIVPGDTLIIEVQIINIRKNTFLLCGSILLDNTIVCTSNIVCKYIFYVH
- the dnaE gene encoding DNA polymerase III subunit alpha, which translates into the protein MKPKFIHLCVQSDFSINSGLNKPSILVKQANILSMPALGITDYGNFYGIVKFYKSAMKYGIKPIFGVKFKLFSKFNIGELSDINILASNYIGYKNIILLISQAHNTKYKFSKYKEDIIISQEWLMRYREGLIILSAGCLGEIGKCIISKNYKTIENVIGFYKKYFPREYYFEIHRNNKIYEEKYIQYVIKLSILHHIPIVATNNVCFINKNDFYAHKIRVCINQGVTLHSYKSDDHYSTEQYMKSEQQMLSLFSDIPESLKNSVEIAKRCNVVIPSGNYFIPSFPTKFVNVKNLLVQKSIHGMREKLKLLYSNKKKRNSVFFKYQNRLLIELNIINKMNFAGYFLIVMEFIQWAKDNNIPVGPGRGSGAGSLVAFFLKITELDPLLFDLLFERFLNPKRSSMPDFDIDFCMEKRDLVIEHVINFYGKKKVAQIMTFGTMTARAVIRDVGRVLGYPYGFVNKISQLIPLDIGITLEKSLSEKFALIKLYNNDSEVRRLIDISKKLEGVIRNTGKHAGGIVIAPNILTHFTPIEQDDNGIFITQFDKYSINYIGLLKFDFLGLRTLTIINASFIAINKCLKKNNKQEINLDSIKLDDKKSFMLLKQAETIGVFQLESYGMRDLILKLQPDSFEDIISLIALFRPGPLQSGMVDNFINRKKGKEPICYPDYKWQHDSLKPILQSTYGIILYQEQVMQIAQVLSGYSLSKADILQRAMSKKNTEEMLKQRNFFQNSAKKKGISYKLSSKIFDLLEKFSGYGFNKSHSAAYALISYQTLWLKSNYPSEFMVSVMNADIDNTDKIKILIQECFRMQLKIIHPNINIGKYFFTVNQYGDIVYGLGAIKGVGKSVVQTILDARKKVHIFNSIFDFCILVNSKCINKRVLEKLIFSGSFDVFQKTRSVLIHLIPTLIKLSNQYNNYKDSNQLELFSPLIYEKKILQKIENKITFSHFTKKNQLDYEKDVLGFYLTGNPLEEYIDELNFYTNNIRIKNIYHYKKMKLIKFFGISSYVRFKSTKNNKNIVFLELMDGSEKIEIIIFNKVIDQCRNILIKDNILIIQGYFISHGYSKKLKFIASDIIDLNMARNKYVKKVILLIQENMNYNGLLNDIKKSVKPFLGGTIPIYISYKRNNKIFNFKMNNKWNIKLNDLIINKLKLLLGEKSVYLYFQ